Genomic segment of Oryzias melastigma strain HK-1 linkage group LG21, ASM292280v2, whole genome shotgun sequence:
CGGAGACACAGACACAGATCAGCAATGAGAAAATTAGTCTTTTGGCAGCGGCGCGCCCGGGCCCCCGCCACACAAACAAATGTGCCCGCAGCCGTGGCCGTCTCTCAGACTTCCCCCCATATCTCAGCCTCATTAGGTTGGATGGGCAGTTATTTTGCGGAGGCAGCGCCACATGGAGATGCCGTGTGCACGCTAATGAACCTCTGCCTGCTTGAGTGAGAGCATATGGACAGGGAAGCTGAGCAGAGGATGGAGAGGCCAGACTCAGGCCTCAATTCAAAACCACTGACAATAAAGGGGGGCGGAGGGAGGGAAAGCGGGGGGGTGATGATGGAGTGAAAGGCCCACCGGAGGCTTATGTTTTCCATGTACTTCTGCCCTCTTTAGCTTGTCAAAAGGCTTTCCCTATCCCTGCAGACTGGGAAGATGGAGGGTTTTCCCTGCTGTGCTCCTATCAGGAGATAATCATGCGGTGCTCACTGTTCCACACAGACGACCAGGACTACAGCGAGCAATAAGACAAGCTTCCACATGGGAGAGTTCACAACAACTACAcgttcatttaaataaattctcttGTATGAGACACTGTCACTGATTTTTACTATGTAAACACACTAGATTGTATGCCAGCGAAGGCAATTATCATAATAATCAGTTTTCATTGTGTCAGGAtgataatgtttaaaaagtgttgtttaaaCTCTACTtacctgaaatattaaaatCCCTCCATCCAAATACACCAGAAGTCTAAGCTTTTCTTTATGAATTCTATACAGTTTAGGACCtacaatatatttaaatcagataaaacatttttactaaagccttctttttttctcttaataacTAAAATTATTACTGGATGATAAAAACAATATCAACATTAGAGCTTCTTTTACATCTATAGAAGACACAGGACTGATTGAACCCAATCATTGATCACATGATCATGCAATATTTATCCAGCAGAGGGCACTGTAAGCTAAAGCATCCTTTAGACGTCTTGTTTTAACCATCAGTAGCAACAGTCTAGCTCTGgcaaactgatttaaaaaaaaaaatatatctatatctatatgaTAGAAGAAAACACTATTTGGGTCAGGAGTATCCACACTATTTTGGGACTTTATTCTACTTTTGAAATGACTTACAAAAATGatgtacataaatatattttactgtttattgaATGTAATCATGTattataaaatcataatttggaatttaaataCTAAACACATCatgaaaagtagatttttaaagttaaagtcctttAAGTTGTAACACATCTAAGTGTTTGAAAATtgtttgacccatcccctgggggagcggtgagctgcagacacagttgcACTCGAAAACTGTTTGGTGGTTTAACGCCCCGATCAAACCCCAAAATGCTAAGTGTCGAACAGGGAGGCACCAGGTCCCATTTtcagtctttggtatgactcgacCTGGATTTggactcacaaccttccagttcCAGAGCGAACACTCTACCACAACGACATTGAGTCAGTCTTAGTAAATCAGacaattattctaaaataaatttagatGAATATGTAAGATTACAACATGATAAAAATGTCCTCTGTCAGCTTGTTGTATTGGATGTGTGTGCCACGTCAACAGCATCTCTTTACAgtgtcaaaaacagaaatgctctACACTCTTTCTGCTTAAAGCTCTTTTTTCTTAACTGagaaaattgagaaaataaacatgatttagCTGCTAAAAGCGTAGTATGGCGCTACTAGGAGCACGGATGTGCAGTGACTGAGGGTGTTTGATTGGCTTTTTTGCATGTCAATCCAATAATGTACTTCATGGTGAGGATAATGATTGGCTAACGAcaactttataaatatatatatatttatttttttcatttacccacagttttttaaaaaatattgtgaactCCTGATTTAGATCTTTAAAGCTGACTACAAATTGCTGATTTTTCTGATCCTCAAGCAAGGCAGCAGCTTAAGACTTGGTAGAAGCTGGTTTGTGACTGGCAGTGGGGTGAAACTCAGTTTAATTTGGGAAACTTTTATCTACTATTACGGTTCACAGAGCATCTTTTCAACACAATCAAAATCTCAGAATGAGAAGCTACCTCGACACTCACAGGGATTGCAGTTGGAATATGAACACTTGAGCTGGTAATAGAGGCAGGTATTGCCACTGGCATGGTCTGACCATTAGGCAACTGTAAGAGCACGGGGAAGGTGCCAGACACCGgtctataaaaacaaagatacaaagaggagaaaaagtcaCCAACAGATCTGCATTAAACAAGCAAATAACACAAATGTATAACAGAGAAGCCAAAATTCATATTCAAACAGATGTTGATGGGATATATATTAAGATGAAGACAAAAGCACtgttacaaaatgaaaacattaaacagaaacattccagaagaacataattaaaagaaaatgcctTACAGCTACATGGAAAATGATAACTGCCATCAAAATTTTCCTGAAATAAAGttgcaaactttgtttttttcttttctttttttttaacacagcatCTCATTTCACTTGTTTTTGTAAGACCCTCTTTAAACCATCACAGTGCAATTCTTCAGACTAATtcagaaagttaaaaaacagatattttctcAACAAAAGTTGGTTCGGAAAATCAGCTCAACAATGTTGGCTCCACATCATTCCGATTTACTGACAACTGCAGGCACTTTACCACCTTTAGCCAGAGATTCTGTGTTTCAAACACCTATAAATGTATGTCGACATGTATACTCGGGTAAATTCACAGCAGAAATGTAATTCGAacgtcagaaaaaaaagtctgtagataaagacaaaatatgatctttAACAAGATCAGTCACCTCTAGTATTCATctttgtttgtacttttggaGCCTTGAATGAGCTCTAAATGTAGCTAGACAGAACTAAAAATGAGCAGTAACATTGCCCATTTCATACTATTATTGTGAGACAATGAAAAGTATGTcctaaatgtatttgtgaacatttctgtaaatttatactgagaaataaaactagtgaaaaaccaacaaaataaatgtaaaatgtgtaatcATGTAGCCAGCTGGGCTACTCCTTTCTGACAGTAAAACCATTTGTctcttataaaataaaagtgtaatttaTAGACAACTTGTAATACAGGAAGtatttaataactttttgtCTGTGATATGAGCACTTGAGTAAAGATTTGAAATTTTactaatttacagaaaaaaacagctttagttTTTGCTCTAAAAATTAGTTTCCGTCAATCGTATCTCTTTGGAATTATCTatgtctttttctcctctttttccattttcttacaaGCTGTTTACTGATTTCTATAAAAAGTTTCAGGAAAGTAAATCAGTGCTTCAGCCTTCCAAATAGTTTGGTCTTCCACCTTTGTCAAAGACTCATGCTGGTGTGTTAGggtgaaatcaaataaaataatggcCTCAATTAAGTCTGCAGATCCAAAACTTTTCACAAATTTTTGAACAGTACATaatatgtgaacattttttgagaTGTAGCTTATGTTggaataatttacattttatctgatcattacaacaaaataaaacacttacaCTAGAGTGCagactgattaaaaataaacaaaaaaacaagcacatgcctcacaaaatgcacaaaactacacagaaatgatttgtttaaaaaaacaactaaaaactaagatttattttaaaaatggacgCATTCCATTACTTACACTATGGGCCTATTAGTGGATGGGACCTGGGTAATAACAGAGCTAGATGTTGGCGATGGGAGAGCTGGCTGTATTACAACATTAGCCTCCGTGGTTGCTAGAAGTACATTGGGAACTTGGAGGGATGCAGGATGGACTATAGTGGATGTTGGCAGTGAGGCTGGCTGCAAAGTTAAGTCCTGAAAACATCATACAAGACCTTAGCTGGAGAAATGTTTAGTGAACACCACCTGTTAAAATgtatgcttctttttttttttggtttttaagatttccaaaataaaatgaaaagcagtgattgaattaaaaaaaaaaaataagaaaaaggggGGAGggtaaaaatttgatttaaaacaccTAAGCATTCAAGAAGATGTAATTATACCAGATTTCCAAATTATTGAGTAAATTAATGATTGCAGAAACAGGAGGATTCttcattaaatatgtttaatagCACTCCTAAAACCCATGAgagctaaatgaaaaaaatctacctTGTCATCATTTGTGGTGGACTCAGGATGAGGAAGGGGGCTGTCCCGATGTGCATCTACAGCCGTGCGTTCCTCAGTTTTGTTGCGTATGACTGGTGTAGCAAGAGGTGACAAATCCAGAGGTAACTataagattataaaaaaaaaaaaaaaaaaaaaaagaaaatgtaagcaAAGGTGAACATCATAGGTGAGATGATTTGACAGAAGAACAACCTCAACCTTCTTCAGGTCATCTTCAGCTGCTTTTTTGAAGTCATGGTCAAAAGGACTGGCAAGCTCATTGAAAAGCCCAACTTCCTCGCAGTTCTTTAAAAAGCGAGTGGGTGTAGGCGTTTGGTCTGTAATCAAGAGAAAAGAAATGGACTTAAGGAGGTAGAAATGCACAAATacctaaaacaggggtgtccaaagtaaGCCCTCGAGGGTTgacatcctgctggttttccaaaaacctgccttatctgctgctgattacccggatcaggtgtgttggccaataaggagcgtCAGTGGCAAGTTGGTTGGACGCCAGCCTTCGAGAATTGACTTTAGACACCCCGGATCTAAAGACACAACTTCAGAAACACTCACCAGCAATTATGATATTTTCTGTCCTTGCTGGGCCAAACTTTAGTGTCATCTCGTGTTTGTGTCTGTGGACAGCCAAGTGGTCTTCATTTGTAAATCTCtaagcaaggaaaaaaaacaacaaatacaaaaagttGACAATTTTATTCTGCATATCATTTAgagtcaaacacacacaaaagaatAGAGCAAAATGCTGCTTAAAAATTAATGACTAATAATGTTGAATATattcaagaaaatgaaacatttgaaatgatttaaaaagtacagAAAGAAATGAAGTccaaataaagaaattcaagAAATCAAGCCTGTAAATgctctaaaaaactgaaagggCTTATATGATGctatatcaacttttttttgcttttaagtgtataattatgttaatttcTCATGAAAAACAACCGCAAATGATATTTTTGCTCCACTCACGAATCTCATTCCTCTACAACCCAGTGTTGTGACGTTGTGGCGTGAAAGTGGGGGTCAACTACAGCATTAAAATGTCTGACATAAATGAGAAATGTATCCTTTATTAGTTAAACTGATTATCAGCTTTTATTATTGGCAATGATTGCAAATGTCTGTGAATAAAGTACCCATTGAATTATCAAAATATGTATATCTAATTTGAATGCAATCCAACAGCAAATACTGTAAGCGAAGGTTATATCACCTCTGTTTGGAAAAATACAACTATTTCAAAACACATAATAATAcctatgacatttaaaaataaccagTTAAAGATATGAGCTCAACTACTGCTTTATACAAACATACAACACAATGGACTTTCTTTTTCTATTCAAAGACtcattaactaaaaaaaaaaaaaaaaagtaaaataaaacagaagctaTGTTGAACTATGACAGCTTACCTGTCCACACCCCGGAGCAGTACACTGGAAGGGTTTGTCATCACTCATATTAAGAAATTCTTGCTATTTTGCcctataataaataaaaaaacaacattgttcGAGTAATAAGCTTCATTTCCATTTAAACACAAGAGAAACTGAATGGCCACGGCGTGCGAATTACACTAAATTGCTCAAAATGAAGCAAGCTTAGATTTTTTAGTTGGTAGATATTAGATAGCAATAGAAAATGTCAACAGATTCGAGTGGGACTGTCAAAGGGTAAACCGCGTGAAAGGATGAGTAGAGGCTTCGGACAAAGCCAGCTGATGAGGTGGGGTTGCTGTGCTTGTTTACAGGTCGGCGTTGCGGTATTAAGTACTGAGGATTTTCTGAACACCCAAAACTAAATTTGAAACGTTTTTCTGGGGGGaaaatgttttacctttaactaaaattaaagtCATCACACAACAAAAGCTACGTGGGAACCGAGCGCCGCTCCAGCTACTTCCAATGGGCAGCTGAGCAGTGGTATCACACATCCGTCGCCATATTAGAACCAACAAACCACTGTAAACAGATAACCTTTTGGTGTTTATTTTGAGGTAAATTGATTCAATTCGGAACGGAATAACAATAATTTCCGATAAAGACCGCTTTTTTAACAGCTGTAATAAAATTCGTTTTCAATTTAAGCGGGTACTTACCCCTTTAGCCACAAACGCTGATTTCCCAAACCCGAGTCAAAGTATCGCGAGAAAACAATGTCCTCTTCCGTAAACGTCACACTAACCCAATTACCGAATTGGTTCATTTGAGTAAACATACTTGTGGCCGCTCTATATATCATTTATATAGACATATAATCGAAATAATTTCCGCTGTGTTACAACTTTAAACCAGccctaattattattttaagtttgttcTGGAATGTTTAAAACTAGCACTGAAACTTAACCACTTTCTCCAAAACTATTTAATTTAGAGAAACACTTATGTACTCTTGCACCTATATTAAgtcaccattttattttatttttttagtagtaaAACCACACAGGCATGTTTTAACTCtgtttaaacacaaatgttttccttACAGCACAATTTTATATCTGGTCAGCTCTGTTTGTTAACTTACTGACTTCATGAGATTCCTtccaattaacctatgatgGACCTTGTTTAATAGTGGAAAATCATCCATTTATTACTCACAGAACTAATACTTTGGGAACCCCTTTGGGTTgggaaaaataaactcaaaaaccCAAATTATAATTAAATCTAGATTTATTCAAGGTGATTTACAAAAGCAAGTAATCACTTGCTGCCTAATTACAGTTCTACTTGACTGCAACTGAATGAAGGACTTATCAAGGTGGACCCCAAAAACTCTCAGAAAGCAAGTTGATTCACACGACGagctgtttttctgacatttgtgAGAGAAAACTGCTTTCATTTACCATGATACTCCAGACATAGAAGTTGCTGCCACTGATAAATACTCCAATGCATGTATTTAATTCACGCACATTGTTATATTTGTACAtgtcttgtttaattttgacagtgTCTGAAAGACTTGAAAAATTTACATTTCCATGACACCAACACTGAACAATTTTAGAAGCCACGATAAAATATGTAGTCACATCTGTAATGAAAGTGTTGGGAGGGCAGTGCTTTACATTGCAAACAGGATCAGAAAAGCAACCATCAAACAGAATAGTCCCATAGCTTCAGACAGGGCGAAACCCAGGATGGCATATGAGAACAGCTGCTGCTTCAAAGATGGGttcctgcaaacaaaaagacatcaaTAAATATAgagaaaatattataaatatcccaaaaatgTGTGAACAAAATGGCAACAAACCTGGCATAGCCAATAATGAGACTACCGAACACTGTTCCAATTCCAGCACCAGATCCAGCGACTCCGACTGTAGCGGCTCCAGCACCAATGAACTTGGCGGCGGTGTCAATGTCCCTGCTGATGGCACTGGTCTGGAAGCCTCTCAGTGTGACCTGTGTGAGGGGACTTTGTGGCATCACAGCAACAGTGCTCTGTAGGAATagacaataaaagcaaacatgaacttcaaataaaaaacagacaggtTAGAAATCCCAAACACCAAAGTagtcaaaaatacataaaaagtgtaTTTCCAGCTCTTAGTGTTCCCTAAATGATCAATTCACTCAGAAGCTATGGATTAATAGATGAAATTCAATCGTTTATTCTTACCTCTGTTTTGCCATCAGGCCTGGAGAGCACAGAGGCAGACAGGGGTCTGTAAAGAGCCCGGGAACCAGCACGGACctgcagataaataaaaagaacagaatCAATTACAAAATGTTTACGTTTCAAGTTATGTGTTGTGAGACCAAATTATGGGCAAAACAGCTTTGTTAATGACACTTGTTAATGTTTATACAGTTGAGTATGTTTTGTCATGTAAACATGGATGTCACCATGAATTCCagtgtcaaacataaaatagttgtAATATGTTTGTTGCAAATTTTGACTTACACATTAAcagaaaactgacaaaaatccaTGTTGCTTAATTCACAAAAACCACAGACTTATCAAAAACAAGTCATGTGACCTTGGAGGCATAGCATGTAActcataagtttaaaaaatgtattgcattTAACGAGAACCTGTATGCATTGGTCATCAATAGATCTCAATTGAGTTTTCCTAGTCTTTAAGCTAAACTTAGCTAAAAGAGGAGCTAAATGACCTTAGCCAACATTCACCACTGAAAATGGAGTTTAGGAGCTAGGGTAACTGTTGTGCAGCCTTTGACTCAACAACATGCATAACTAAACCCACATATAATGCAATTGTTTGGCCCTTTTGTAAAACACGCgtcaatttatttgtaaaattagcTACCGGCTAACCTACCGGCCTAGTCCGCGTCCTCCCTTGCAATAAGCTACATTCAAGTTCAACCAGAGGCCTTCCTCATAGAATGGAAGCCAAGACAATTGCCTTGTTTACCAGAATGCAAACAAACGGAGGAGAAAAACTCACCAAAGCCGGCGTGGAAACAAACTTTGCACAGGCGTACATTTTTCTAGTTTAGGTAGTTTTAACCGGTTCGGTCAAATCTGGTTGAAGCCCGGGTCTCTCTGCGGAAAGAAGATTGGATTGAAGTAAGGTCAAACGGGTCTAAAAATACTCCACAGGTAAAATAAATACACCCGTATGCACATTCACATCCATTCTCCACATTGTATTTACTTGTGCGATGCAATACGAAGCCACAAGACCGGATGAACACGGATTTATGAAGATGTGCTTCTCATTCATACAGCCATTACTTACCTACCGACTGCAGAGGTCGAACCACAGTGGAGTAGTGCGCCTGCGCGTTCCGATATGTGTAAAGTCCCGGATGATGACATAGGAAGGTCATTTaacaaacctttatttaaaactagTAGACAACAACAATCTTTTAATCAACATTCTCACATAGaaacttatatttaaaaaaaaattttgacaaaaaagtcaaactaaataagttttttaaatgtaaaagtttattGGATAGTTTTCAGAAAGCTCATCTCCCAATTATATTTACTCACAGTGCAGAAAAAGGCACAGTTCCAGATACATGTGAGtaacagtttgtgttttattgcaaaGCTTGCATGCACGACCTGTTATGGTTTAAAAACTCTGACAGGGGCTGATAGCACAGAGCCCTAACTATGGGTCTTCCATACTGATGGCGGGGCTGTAGGCTTCCACCAGCTGGATTTGTAAAAGTGATTAAATATTCCATTACAGCTGTTCTATGACACAAAGCTGCTGAACAAATAGAGCTTGATTTGTTGCATGCgtgttaaaatagaaaaatatcccaatcatttagacatgtttttttgaaaatttcagaGAACACAAAGTCATGGGTTCCTGACATCAAGACCACAATTTGCTGGTGTTACCATTTTATCATATATTAAGGAAGAAAGTTGAATTCAACTAAGTTATTTAACAATCGCCAGTTTATAAATTAGGTGttctcaaactgaaaaaaaaaaaaaaaaaaaaaccttatcaGTTAAAATCTAGGTTGTTCTACTTGTATAGTCTACTAAATGTCTACATAGTAGATCTTAACCActttatgttgctttttttattttttgggctaaatcTTGAGccactttgtttcattttatacaAAATGTTTATAATCAAGtgattgattattttgtttgccCCACTACCTATTTATATGCTAACGCACATAAATTCACATTCATTTAAGTATTGAGTAGTTCCATATATCCAAATGTGAATAATAttgcaaattatgttttaaaaacagttttaaaatatgcttttgaATAAATCCATGTTTGTAATTCgataaaaaatatctatttatgTAATAAAGCAAATAGTTTTTATAATTCATTACAACATTAGTgctattgtcatttttttgactgttCTTTCAGCCATTCTTTCATCATAGAAAAGTAATTCTCTCAGCGTCCAGCAGAGGATGCAATATGTTCTGCTGTAATCAACTCTATTGTTTTGGCTgcacaacatttaaaaaggaaagatAATTGAGCTTTTTGCTTTCGTGCTCATTGCATGTGAAGGGAATGTGTTAAAGGGCAATTtcgggttttttttaattatgcatTTTCTGTAAAATGGATGATTTAAGGAAGATACCCCcttatttaaatttgtgtttggtTTAAAAGAGCTTTCCAAACAGTTACCTTCCAATTATAGTTCATAcccacttcatttttttttttttttaaagggaaggCTGCCATGAGGACCATTTACGATTACTTGAACAGAGGAAGTGTAGATCAAAttaacagaacaaaacacagtGATCTAAGCCCGGTTTGCATTGGGATTTTCTTGCACCGCATTCACAACCATTGAACCCCCCCTTATGAATTACAATATGACATATTTAATTTTCCACTGGTGATGCTGAATTCCTGCTAATGTGTGATGTAAAATGAAGGATTGAACAGTGGGCCTGAATGTTCTGCGGCGACTTATAGGTCACCGCTAACCGAAtgataaaacatgaacatttacaaaacattaaTTGCAAGACAGCATATATCAAAGTGGCCGTTAACTACCTGAGGTCAATGTCATACTGTCTAATTAACTGGGGTGGCTGTGTGGTCCTACATGGCTGTGGAAGGTGGAGAGAGCAGCCTTCTACCCCCCTCATCCCACCACCATTTACCCACCTTTTACTTCCTCCCACTCTGAGGCGCAAACTTGCTGTCTGCTTCCTGCATAGAACACAGAGAGACACTCTATTTGCATGCCCGCCCCATCAAGCTGGATGCACTCAGACTGGTAATAAAAGGCATTGACCCCCTTAACCTTTATGAATTACAATTTGTGCCTGCAGCACGTCCTGTCAGAGGCCTCAGAAAAGCAGGCACCTCTGCTGAGGTGTGTGCGTGTTGTTTTGCAGTTGTTAAGGAGAGGGGAAAAGGTTTTTACAGCTCCTCGTCGGAGCGTCTGACAAGCAGGGAGGAGGCAGTCTGACAGCAGAAGCAGGTTAGGGAGGGACTGCAACGCTGCTGATGGCTCCATGCTAATCTCCATTCTTGGATGCTGCACAAACTACAGAGGTTTCTTTCTTTGTCAAGACCAGGGAAAGATAGTCTTAAGGGCTGCAGCTCAGTCCAACTCAATCTCTTTATTTGTGctcaatatacatttttaaacagttttttaaaacaaagataaaccAAAAAGTGTGAATAATTGATATTATTCCTCTCAGTGACAGAGCATCCTatcaatttagcataaaaacgcagttgaagtttttttgacacattttttaaaaacctttcttACAATTAATTTGCCATCACATTTAATGTGAAGCAGTTCAAATCAGGAATGACTGGGATGCAAATGGGTTTAGTCCTTTGAGAGATCAAACTCCTTAAAGACAGAGAAACACAGACATCAGCAGCTGAGATTCATGACATTAGGAAGCGTGCAATATGTACGTTGATTATGAAATTATAGCTGATGTATATATTATGCAGATAGAAATGTGATTTGAACTTGCTTCTAACATTGAGTCTTGACAGCAAAAATGCCAACATGTAAtcctgctttttaaaattgttggtattgttaaaaataaaaataaaaatgcagttgtAGCCCTAATAATGAAATCCTAATACTTCAGATCAGAGATCGTATACATTTAGTGTTACTAGGTTTGAAGTTGGAGCACTAAGTTACCTTTAAGTCTAAATGAAAGTAatctcacaaaaataaactaataattcTTTATCCCTTTATCCCTATTTGCATTCAGAGAatagtttttcattaaaagcgCATAAATATGTTGCTATTGAGCAGAGTAGTTGGAAATGTCCATGGAAAAGCTGATGCTTCCAGCATCATTAGTCTTTATCGTGAGTTTTTAGGTAAGTCGATATCCATCAGATGCCCAaggagtgttttgttttgtgccCAAATAATCCCTTTGAGGAGGTGCCATGATGCCAGCTCTGGCCagaatttaaatattgtttaaaactgACACATTGTTCTCACAAACACCGGCATGAACTGAGCTTTAATCctcttttctctctctgtt
This window contains:
- the atp5mc3a gene encoding ATP synthase membrane subunit c locus 3a produces the protein MYACAKFVSTPALVRAGSRALYRPLSASVLSRPDGKTESTVAVMPQSPLTQVTLRGFQTSAISRDIDTAAKFIGAGAATVGVAGSGAGIGTVFGSLIIGYARNPSLKQQLFSYAILGFALSEAMGLFCLMVAFLILFAM